The proteins below are encoded in one region of Bosea sp. BIWAKO-01:
- a CDS encoding CGNR zinc finger domain-containing protein — protein MSAIPTHDDFRDGFPFMGGRPWLDLLNTTPMTETGPRDLLGEPQSMAAWLVAAGLGEADAPESFFEINGLRQTLRSAFDLLRQGKPLPEASISAINRLLVPATERYKLQRGDQGYALMAVSDRGVGAASRIALDFARFVCDHEPARLKHCANHDCVMVFYDRGRNNTRRWCTMSTCGNRDKVARFRARKSQ, from the coding sequence ATGTCCGCTATCCCGACCCATGATGATTTCCGGGACGGCTTTCCCTTCATGGGCGGCCGGCCTTGGCTCGATCTGCTCAACACCACGCCGATGACCGAGACTGGACCGCGGGATCTGCTCGGGGAGCCGCAGTCCATGGCAGCGTGGCTCGTCGCGGCTGGGCTAGGTGAGGCGGATGCGCCAGAATCATTTTTTGAGATCAATGGTTTGCGCCAAACCCTTCGCTCGGCCTTTGATCTGTTGCGGCAGGGCAAGCCGCTGCCGGAGGCGTCGATCTCTGCGATCAATCGCCTGCTCGTTCCGGCGACGGAACGCTATAAGTTGCAGAGGGGTGACCAAGGCTACGCGCTGATGGCGGTTTCAGATCGGGGCGTCGGAGCAGCGTCGAGGATCGCACTGGATTTCGCCCGCTTCGTCTGCGACCACGAGCCGGCTCGGCTCAAACACTGCGCCAACCATGACTGCGTAATGGTGTTCTACGATCGGGGGCGGAACAACACGCGGCGCTGGTGCACGATGAGCACCTGCGGCAACCGTGACAAAGTTGCCCGCTTCCGGGCGCGCAAGAGCCAATGA
- a CDS encoding DUF2155 domain-containing protein, whose protein sequence is MAVQPAKADRIRNPTAVFAGLDKITGRIISFEVAIDETVQFGALQLTPRVCWTRPPTENPQTTSFVEVDEVTFSNEYRRIFTGWMYAASPGLHGVEHAIYDVWLTDCKGGTELVVDPKDPEAPPPPEERRPRTPPRDVNQLPPGTQLPPGTQLPPGQRMDVAPPRGVPVEPRQAPSQRFFPTNPVPGRDPAGNN, encoded by the coding sequence ATGGCCGTCCAGCCTGCGAAGGCCGACCGCATCCGCAATCCGACGGCGGTTTTTGCGGGCCTCGACAAGATCACCGGCCGGATCATCTCCTTCGAGGTGGCGATCGACGAGACCGTTCAGTTCGGTGCGCTGCAACTGACGCCCCGCGTTTGCTGGACCCGCCCGCCGACTGAGAACCCGCAGACCACCTCCTTCGTTGAGGTGGACGAGGTGACCTTCTCGAACGAGTACCGGCGCATCTTCACGGGCTGGATGTATGCCGCGAGCCCTGGTCTGCATGGCGTCGAGCACGCGATCTATGATGTCTGGCTGACCGACTGCAAGGGCGGCACCGAGCTCGTGGTCGATCCCAAGGATCCGGAAGCGCCGCCGCCACCGGAAGAGCGCAGACCGCGCACGCCGCCACGCGACGTCAACCAACTGCCGCCGGGCACCCAACTGCCTCCTGGCACCCAGCTTCCCCCCGGACAGCGCATGGATGTGGCTCCGCCGCGTGGTGTGCCGGTTGAGCCGCGTCAGGCGCCGAGCCAGCGCTTCTTCCCGACCAATCCTGTTCCTGGACGTGATCCCGCCGGCAATAACTGA
- the aat gene encoding leucyl/phenylalanyl-tRNA--protein transferase, protein MKARSAPVRSPVITPEILLRAYAAGIFPMAESADDPNLFWVEPEVRGVIPLANFHLPSRLARTLRADPFEIRVDTAFEQVIAACAEARPDRPDTWINTRIRALFGALHQLGHAHSVECWRDGKLVGGLYGLSLGAAFFGESMFHRATDASKVALVHLVARLKRGGYRLLDAQFQTAHLAQFGTQEVPREAYRMLLEAAIAHDAEWWSWPKGQHISGREALAELI, encoded by the coding sequence ATGAAGGCTCGTTCAGCGCCAGTGCGCTCGCCCGTGATCACGCCGGAGATCCTGCTGCGCGCTTATGCAGCCGGCATCTTCCCGATGGCGGAGAGCGCCGACGATCCAAACCTGTTCTGGGTCGAGCCCGAGGTCAGGGGCGTGATCCCGCTCGCGAATTTTCACCTGCCTTCACGCCTTGCCCGTACGCTCCGCGCTGACCCGTTCGAGATCCGCGTTGATACCGCCTTCGAACAGGTCATCGCGGCCTGCGCCGAAGCGCGCCCGGACCGGCCCGATACGTGGATCAATACGCGGATCAGGGCGCTGTTTGGCGCACTTCACCAGCTCGGGCACGCCCACAGCGTCGAATGCTGGCGCGATGGAAAGCTGGTTGGCGGGCTCTATGGCCTTTCCCTTGGCGCAGCCTTCTTCGGCGAGAGCATGTTTCATCGGGCAACTGACGCCTCGAAGGTCGCGCTCGTCCATCTGGTGGCCCGGCTGAAGCGCGGCGGTTACCGCCTGCTGGATGCCCAGTTCCAGACCGCCCACCTTGCCCAGTTCGGCACACAGGAAGTGCCACGCGAGGCCTATCGCATGCTGCTCGAAGCCGCGATCGCCCATGACGCGGAATGGTGGAGCTGGCCAAAGGGCCAGCACATCAGCGGTCGCGAGGCCCTGGCTGAGCTCATCTGA
- the accC gene encoding acetyl-CoA carboxylase biotin carboxylase subunit, producing MFDKILIANRGEIALRVLRAAKELGIATVAVHSTADANAMHVRLADESVCIGPPSARESYLNIPALIAACEITGADAVHPGYGFLSENARFAEILERHNIAFIGPKAEHIRVMGDKIEAKRTAKRLGIPCVPGSEGGVSEDAEALRIARDIGFPVIIKAAAGGGGRGMKVARSEDDLVVALQTARTEAKAAFGDDAVYIEKYLEKPRHIEIQILGDGRGHAIHLGERDCSLQRRHQKVWEEGPSPALNAGERDRIGTICAKAMADLGYLGAGTIEFLYEDGEFYFIEMNTRIQVEHPVTEMITGIDLVNEQIRIAAGAPLSLKQSDIIIEGHAIECRVNAEHPANFRPSPGKIASFHTPGGLGVRVDSAAYQGYSIPPHYDSLVGKLIVHGRNRAECLMRLRRSLDEFVVDGVDTTLPLFRTLVRNPDILNGDYNIHWLEKFLAAGGMGPEGQ from the coding sequence ATGTTCGACAAGATCCTGATCGCCAACCGCGGAGAGATCGCGCTGCGCGTCCTGCGCGCGGCCAAGGAGCTCGGCATTGCGACCGTCGCGGTCCATTCGACCGCAGATGCCAATGCCATGCATGTGCGCCTCGCCGACGAGAGCGTCTGCATCGGCCCCCCGAGCGCCCGCGAAAGCTATCTCAACATCCCGGCACTGATCGCGGCCTGTGAGATCACAGGCGCCGATGCGGTCCATCCCGGCTACGGCTTCCTGTCGGAGAACGCTCGTTTCGCCGAGATTCTCGAGCGGCACAACATCGCCTTCATCGGCCCCAAGGCGGAACATATCCGGGTGATGGGCGACAAGATCGAAGCCAAGCGCACCGCCAAGCGCCTCGGCATTCCCTGCGTCCCCGGCTCAGAAGGCGGCGTCAGCGAGGATGCGGAAGCCCTGCGCATCGCGCGCGATATCGGCTTTCCCGTGATCATCAAGGCAGCGGCCGGCGGCGGTGGGCGCGGCATGAAGGTGGCGCGCAGCGAGGATGATCTCGTCGTGGCGCTCCAGACGGCGCGAACCGAGGCCAAGGCCGCCTTTGGCGATGACGCTGTCTATATCGAGAAATATCTCGAGAAGCCGCGCCATATCGAGATCCAGATCCTTGGCGACGGCCGCGGCCATGCCATCCATCTCGGCGAGCGCGACTGCTCGCTGCAGCGCCGCCACCAGAAGGTCTGGGAAGAAGGCCCCTCGCCCGCGCTCAATGCCGGCGAACGTGACCGGATCGGCACGATCTGCGCCAAGGCGATGGCCGATCTCGGCTATCTCGGCGCCGGCACGATCGAGTTCCTCTACGAGGATGGCGAGTTCTATTTCATTGAAATGAACACCCGCATCCAGGTCGAGCATCCGGTCACCGAGATGATCACCGGGATCGATCTGGTGAACGAGCAGATTCGCATCGCTGCCGGTGCGCCGCTCTCGCTCAAGCAGAGTGACATCATCATCGAGGGGCACGCCATCGAGTGCCGCGTCAATGCCGAGCATCCGGCGAATTTCCGCCCCTCGCCGGGCAAGATCGCCTCGTTCCATACGCCGGGCGGGCTTGGCGTCCGCGTCGATTCCGCGGCCTACCAGGGCTACTCGATCCCCCCGCATTACGACTCTCTGGTCGGCAAGCTGATTGTCCATGGTCGCAACCGGGCGGAATGCCTGATGCGCCTGCGCCGCTCGCTCGACGAGTTCGTCGTCGACGGTGTCGACACGACCCTGCCGCTGTTCCGCACGCTCGTGCGCAATCCCGACATCCTGAACGGCGACTACAATATCCACTGGCTCGAAAAGTTCCTGGCCGCGGGCGGCATGGGGCCCGAGGGGCAATAA
- the accB gene encoding acetyl-CoA carboxylase biotin carboxyl carrier protein: MATKSPIDPELVRELAQLLNETDLSEIEVEKGDLRVRVARTISATVQVPVAAHAPAMAHAPVVTAPVEVKSAVAHPGTVPSPMVGTAYRRPSPEAKPFVEIGQEVKAGERVLLVEAMKTFNDIVAPRAGKVTAIMVEDGQPVEYGEPLLVIE, from the coding sequence ATGGCGACCAAGAGCCCGATCGATCCCGAACTGGTGCGCGAACTCGCGCAGCTCCTCAACGAGACCGACCTGTCCGAGATCGAGGTCGAGAAGGGTGATCTGCGCGTCCGTGTGGCCCGCACCATCTCCGCAACCGTGCAGGTGCCCGTCGCCGCGCATGCCCCGGCCATGGCCCATGCACCGGTCGTGACCGCGCCGGTCGAGGTCAAGTCGGCCGTCGCGCACCCCGGCACTGTTCCCTCCCCGATGGTCGGCACCGCCTATCGCCGCCCCTCGCCTGAAGCGAAGCCCTTCGTCGAGATCGGCCAGGAAGTGAAGGCGGGTGAGCGCGTCCTTCTCGTCGAGGCGATGAAGACCTTCAACGACATCGTCGCGCCGCGCGCCGGCAAGGTCACGGCGATCATGGTCGAGGACGGGCAGCCGGTCGAGTACGGCGAGCCGCTTCTGGTGATCGAGTGA
- the aroQ gene encoding type II 3-dehydroquinate dehydratase, which translates to MVAVHVLNGPNLNLLGTREPGTYGSVTLAGVEERLKARAAAAGVELTFSQTNFEGELVTRVQQAGLAGAGIIINAGAYTHTSVALRDAIKGTEALAIEVHVSNVHAREEFRHHSYMAPVCVGVICGFGVASYDLAFDAIVPLLQKRAAKTAA; encoded by the coding sequence ATGGTCGCCGTCCACGTCCTGAACGGACCCAATCTGAACCTCCTCGGCACCCGCGAGCCCGGAACCTATGGCTCGGTGACGCTTGCCGGCGTCGAGGAACGTCTCAAGGCGAGGGCCGCCGCTGCCGGAGTCGAGCTGACCTTCAGCCAGACCAATTTCGAAGGCGAGCTGGTCACCCGCGTGCAGCAGGCGGGGTTGGCGGGAGCCGGCATCATCATCAATGCCGGTGCCTACACCCACACCTCCGTCGCGCTGCGCGATGCGATCAAGGGCACCGAGGCGCTCGCCATCGAGGTCCATGTCTCCAACGTGCACGCCCGCGAGGAATTCCGGCACCACTCCTATATGGCGCCGGTCTGCGTCGGCGTGATCTGCGGCTTCGGCGTCGCGAGCTATGATCTTGCTTTCGACGCGATCGTGCCGCTTCTCCAGAAACGTGCAGCAAAGACGGCGGCCTGA
- a CDS encoding DsbA family protein has protein sequence MTGSTLAVAKGRRARKDDDMALFTLLRPAFAGLRRAGLVLGGLGLAVALAAGPVQAQGQPLSPEQRKAVTDLIRETLLKNPELIQEALVELERRNQVAQAEAQRSAVASEKANLVDPATSIIAANPQGDVTLIEFMDYNCGFCKRALDDVRALAKDDPKLRVVIKDFPILGPDSVEASRVAIAVKNQLQGQKYWDFHNKLMATKGRINGAKALEIAKEAGADVERARKDMDAPATRAAIESTVALGDRLGLTGTPAFIIGDEVVFGAVGAAALKEKIEAVRKCGKATCSG, from the coding sequence ATGACCGGTTCAACGCTTGCCGTGGCCAAGGGCCGGCGAGCCCGAAAGGATGACGACATGGCTCTGTTCACCCTGCTCCGCCCGGCCTTCGCCGGACTCAGGCGCGCGGGTCTGGTCCTGGGCGGGCTCGGCCTCGCTGTAGCGCTGGCTGCCGGCCCGGTTCAGGCGCAGGGACAGCCCCTGTCTCCCGAACAGCGCAAGGCCGTCACCGATCTCATTCGCGAGACGCTGCTGAAGAACCCCGAACTGATCCAGGAAGCGCTCGTCGAGCTCGAGCGGCGCAACCAGGTCGCCCAGGCCGAGGCGCAGCGCAGCGCCGTCGCCAGCGAAAAGGCGAACCTCGTAGATCCCGCAACATCGATCATCGCCGCCAACCCGCAGGGTGACGTCACCCTGATCGAGTTCATGGATTACAATTGCGGCTTCTGCAAAAGGGCGCTCGACGATGTCCGCGCCCTCGCCAAGGACGACCCGAAGCTGCGCGTCGTGATCAAGGATTTCCCGATCCTCGGCCCCGATTCGGTCGAGGCGAGCCGTGTCGCCATCGCCGTGAAGAACCAGCTCCAGGGCCAGAAGTACTGGGATTTCCACAACAAGCTGATGGCGACCAAGGGCCGGATCAACGGCGCCAAGGCGCTGGAGATCGCCAAGGAAGCCGGCGCCGATGTCGAGCGCGCCCGCAAGGACATGGACGCGCCTGCAACCCGCGCCGCGATCGAGTCCACCGTCGCACTCGGCGATCGGCTCGGCCTGACCGGCACCCCGGCCTTCATCATCGGTGACGAGGTTGTCTTCGGCGCCGTTGGCGCTGCGGCGCTGAAGGAGAAGATCGAAGCCGTCCGCAAATGCGGCAAGGCCACCTGCAGCGGCTGA
- a CDS encoding pyridoxal phosphate-dependent aminotransferase, which translates to MTTDAHRLATPPALSARAAEVAPFIVMDVMNQAAAIERAGGSVVHMEVGQPSAPTPASIRAAAARALEHGRIGYTQALGTDSLRERIARHYQDAYGVSIPAERVIVTTGSSGGFILAFLACFQPGARVAITAPGYPAYRNILTALGLEPVAIEVGPETRYALTPDLIAKAHAERPLAGVLTMSPANPSGVVMAPDAIAAVAAECRRLGLWYISDEIYHGLTYETPATTALSADQDAIIVNSFSKYYCMTGWRVGWLVVPQRMVRTIERLQQNFSISVPYLSQVAGEAAFDATAECEAIKAGYAANRAYLLKALPEIGLGDFLPVDGAFYIYLDIGRYSNDSMAFCRDVLEQAHVAITPGLDFDEGRGARTVRLSFAGSLAECEDAVSRMGDWLKRR; encoded by the coding sequence ATGACGACCGATGCTCACCGCCTTGCGACGCCGCCCGCGCTTTCCGCTCGTGCGGCTGAGGTCGCGCCCTTCATCGTCATGGACGTAATGAACCAGGCTGCGGCGATCGAGCGCGCAGGCGGTTCGGTCGTGCATATGGAGGTCGGGCAGCCCTCGGCGCCGACGCCAGCCAGCATCCGCGCGGCAGCTGCGCGCGCACTCGAGCATGGCCGCATCGGCTACACGCAGGCGCTCGGCACCGATTCTCTCAGGGAGCGTATCGCGCGCCACTATCAGGACGCCTATGGCGTCAGCATACCGGCCGAGCGTGTCATCGTGACCACCGGTTCGTCGGGTGGCTTCATTCTCGCATTCCTCGCCTGTTTCCAGCCAGGTGCACGCGTCGCGATCACGGCGCCGGGCTACCCGGCCTATCGCAACATCCTGACGGCGTTGGGGCTGGAGCCGGTCGCGATCGAGGTCGGCCCTGAGACCCGCTACGCGCTGACCCCGGACCTGATTGCGAAAGCTCATGCCGAACGCCCGCTCGCCGGTGTCCTGACCATGAGCCCGGCCAATCCGAGCGGCGTGGTGATGGCACCGGACGCGATCGCCGCAGTCGCCGCTGAATGCCGTCGGCTTGGGCTGTGGTACATTTCCGACGAAATCTATCACGGGTTGACCTATGAGACGCCCGCGACGACGGCGCTAAGCGCCGATCAGGACGCGATCATCGTCAACTCATTCTCGAAATATTACTGCATGACGGGCTGGCGCGTCGGTTGGCTCGTGGTGCCGCAGCGCATGGTACGCACGATCGAGCGGTTGCAGCAGAATTTCTCGATCTCGGTGCCGTATCTCAGCCAGGTGGCGGGCGAGGCGGCCTTCGATGCGACTGCCGAGTGCGAGGCGATCAAGGCAGGCTATGCCGCCAACCGTGCCTATTTGCTGAAGGCCTTGCCTGAAATCGGCCTCGGCGATTTCCTGCCTGTCGACGGGGCCTTCTACATCTATCTCGACATCGGGCGATATTCGAACGACTCCATGGCTTTCTGCCGCGATGTACTCGAACAGGCTCATGTCGCGATCACGCCTGGCCTCGATTTCGACGAGGGGCGTGGCGCACGCACGGTGCGGCTTTCCTTTGCGGGTTCACTGGCCGAATGCGAGGACGCGGTCTCGCGTATGGGTGACTGGCTGAAGCGACGCTGA